The stretch of DNA GTGAAGAAGGTGTATTTAAGCTACTGTAAATTGTTCAATTGTAAGTGCCAAGCCCTGCTTCTGAAACACTTTTTCACAGAGAAAACCAACAAAAGCATTACAGTTTTTGCTATGCCATCAATTGAAATGAGCTTCTATGATGTAAAAATTGAATCTCTAGTAAAATGAGGGGAGAATAGTAATGACTATATTTATTAGTGCTTCTTCAAACGGCTTCACTTGCACATCACTTTTACAAAAGCTGTAGTTGTGCCGATAGGCGCATATTTTGAGGCTCCTAGTGTTATCTATAACCAAATAAGGTTCCAGAGCTCTAAAAGCATGAGCTCTTAACTTTTACTGATGTTGTGGTAGGAAAAAGCTTTTATTAGAGCATCCCAAAGAGTACTAGACTTTTTGGTGAACCTCCAATTTGAACTAAAACTGATAAACAGACCCTCAGATAAAGATTTCAAAGGTAATGCAGAGCTGCCACTTTTTGAGTAGCTTTTCCATATGACAAGAGAAAGGTGAAGGTGAGAAGTTGCAGATCCCCTTAGCTTAGTTAATCAGGACATGTACCAACTACAATGCCCAATGCCGACGCACATTTGTTACGTAAAAAAGGAGTATACGGTGCGTTGCACCAACACACGTACCCATAGTCCCCGAAGCGTCGCTGCCTCCATAGAATGTGGCAGTCGCGGGGACCCATTGCGCCACGGTCACAGTGATCAATTGAGAGGTGGTGTTGAGGAGGATCAACAACACTAGCAACGGCAAAGCACTGCAGATGTTAGCAGCAATCATCTCCATCTCACACTGCAGAAAAATGCCCAGATGGAGAAGATTGATCATCACATTCTCTATTTATAATGACATACTtggctatctctctctctctctctctcatcggaATTGACCATTCCTATAtagaattaaattatatataagcaTGATTACTTGGTTACAGCTTATTAAATTAGGACTCTGTTGTTTAAGTTGACTCtgaaaacttcttttttttttctcttttttatttttgaaagtcaaaGGCAGTTGTTTTGTTGGTTCTTTAATGAGTTCTTCTTCTTTGTGGAAAATTTTTCTCTGTTCGACGTCTTATTTACATTTTGCTATATATGTTTTGGAGCATATAACTAGCATGATAATCAAAAAGATGCTGTATTTTCCATTACTATGAGACTCAGAATAAACTCTTTCTTGCTGCAAGTGATGAAAATGAgcacaaattttgttttttacttgGATTTGCAGATTCTGAGCTACTTGCAGGCACATGTGGGATTTAGACTTCTAAAACATTTCAGTAAGTAATTGTTACCTTAATTTGGTTACTTAATTTCCGCTATCTGTACGAAAATAACGACGGTACGATTTGCGTACGGTCCGAAAGAGGGAGCAAAGGGAATTGCATGCCACACTGTACTTATTAATCCAAGTTGCAAGTCAACTTAATGATCCTTATTCTCTTTGCTTCTCATTTGTTATTTTAATCCCTCATTACATTCTAAAATGTTGTGTAGaacatgcatttccatgttacaAGGATATGCCAACCGAATGCACATGGGACCATTGCGGCGTGCCATATTTATTCTTCAATTTTAGAGTACCTGACCAATTCACACTTGATCAATTCAATGGATATAATGTTCAAGTATTGAAACATATGCATACCTCTCAATATAGTAGTTTTGTGTAGATATCTACATTGAGGTGATTATATTACTTAATAATTAAGAGTAAACATTAGAAAATCTGTAATTAAATATACTTGAGTTATATAGTGCACATGGCTTAGCTCTCTTTATCTATATGTCACCAACCATGTGCATCAGgcctttttaaaaatattgtattaactaactatggcaTGGAACTTGATGGGCACCTATTCTtcatttttcacaaaaaaaaagaggggaaaaaaatgatTGCTAATATATCAAATGATGGTTGATTCTATTGATTGTTCAAGATGCAGAAATAATGATTGTATCGGTGCGACTCACATGCTTGTTGACAATTTAATGGACACAAAATAATGGAATAATATCCAAAAACTTAGCAAATTGTTACTATAACAAAGATATCTCAATCAACTGTTTGACCCTAatgcaattattattatataatttttcattattttcttccGTAATATTAGTCAATAGCTTTCACACCAATCGTGGTGGATGCTCTACTGCAACCTTCGTTTTCTGTGTTAGATGGGGATGTTGATTCGGGCCTGATTCGGTTTGGAAAAGAACAACTTTCGAGCCCGAGCTCGCTCTTAGTCTACCCAGCTGAGTCGAGTCAAGTTCGGTTGTGACTGAGGGCGTGTTTGTTTCTTAGGATCCACGACGAACACGAATGTCCTTACGCTAACTCAGTAGTGACCTCGTCCGCTATAAAGCCAGAGTCGAGATCAAGTGTAAGACCGCCGAGGTTCGCGACCTCCTTACCGTCGAAAATCCAACGAAACAAGTAGTCCCCCTGCTGACtttgggcatgtttggttggccGAAAGTAAATCACCGAAAGTGgcacttttgaaaagtgataCCTTATCGATTGTTTGGTTTGCGAAAGTGAATATGAAAGTCACTTTATAAATGTGGGCCGATAAAGTGagttataactaaatttaacttttttgacTTCAGTTCAAAAAGTTTGGAAATCACCAAAAGTGAAGAATTAGTTAAGAggttatattttatcttaattttaatctttcaaattatttttaaagttgaatttcactttaaattttaattaaaatcatgATCGCATTCTGAATTCcatttgtaaattcaaattgaacatgaaatttttaaattcaaatttatgaccttgtatttaaatttaaatttaaattttaaaattcttattttcatttaaatttgaattttagaatttaaattcagaatttgaagtttaaattttaatctaattatttttcgtTAAGAACTTCAGTTTgaactttaattcaaattattccaactataaattaaaattattgattgaaatttgaatttaaaattcaaaattttaagtttaaattcaaattcaaatttaaatttgctattttatttaatttaaattgtgtttcaatttgagttttgaattcaaattatgaattcaattATTCAGtttgaattgtgatttaaactcaaattttaattttaatttaaatatcaattcaaattgtgaattcgTATTTGAATTgagaatttaagatcaaagagtaaattaaaatatgattcaaattataaattcaaattatgaattcaaatttgaataaatgttgtaatttctatgttgaacttttattttagaatttaattttagttatgaattataacttaaactttaaattcaaattgtaaatttaatttatatctcaaattttaattataaatttaattcagatttaagtttaaatttaacttttaaaatataattttgaattcaaaatttaaatttaaatttaaatttttaatttaaattgcgaGTATAAgtcgtttgtttatattttcacttCTTTATGTGTATAAtaattaaagaatcaaaattataaaactgTAACTTTTCATGTTTCGCTTTATAGCCGACCAAACAATCACACTGAAAAGTCACTTTTGCGAAagtgatttttttgtttttacttcaGCCACTTTGGGGCAACCAAACATGCCATTTACTGCACTTCTACAGCAGCACTATTTTTCGCgactttttcaattttaatgacctttttattttatttcaagaagGAGGTAGCGATGCACTGAGCTGGCAGGCCGGGCCCGGGCCGGCCCAACCGAGGACAGTTGGATCAGCGGTGTCAGCTGGGCTGGGTGTTCTTGCTGAGGCCTGCAGCCTACTCTCGGTCCATCTTCATTACACAACCCCGTGGCCCTGCGGGTCGAGCCGACTGTCATCCTAGTCGGaggcaggaggaggaggagaggtgtACTATCCCCGGACGATCCGCAACCGCCGATGATGAGAGCTCGCTGAGGCCGGTATGGCGGAGAGGATGATGGGAGTCGCCTGACACTAATTATGATGTGAATTGTCGAAAGTGGGATAAGAATTGATGCTGGGGGTTGAGAAGAGAGGgaatagagatagagatagagatagagatagagataaaGGACTGGGGTTAGAagtagagaagagaagaggagagttGGGAAGAGAAGtagtagagaagaagaagggtttggagaagaaCTTTTGGGAAAGAAAATAGACTAATTCATTTCCTTCATTGGTTTTCTCACATTACATtcttgtatattttatatactgcCTAACACTTGTACTGAAATTAAAACGAAACTATCCTATGGGGCTTAACAGCAATTTTTGTAACTAATGGAACTGTGGGCCTTCTGGGCTGAATTCGGACGGTTTACGGGCCTCGTCTGGGCTTGGCAGGTCCAAAGTGCTCTAGTGAATGGATGCGGGTTACCGGGCGCTTCCTCCGCGTAACCCACAACCCGGCGGGTACACCCTGCCGGAGTTCTGCCTGACGCCCCTCTCCGTGCTATCCTCCGCCAGCGCCTGAGCCCCTTCGGAGGCGCTTCCCGCCGCCGGATCGCTCCGCCNCTTGGTCGCCCGCTCCGCTAGCTGACTTCGGGTCTGGTCTCCGCGTAGCCCTCAAACCGGCGGATAGTGGGTCCGCGTTTTACGCCCGATCCGTTAATCCGACCGCCCGATCCGCCTACTACTTCCCTTCCGCCcgatctcctctctcctctctgccTCTAAGGACGCCATACTCGCCTCCGGTTTCTTCTCCGCCAGCGCCTGAGCCCCTTCGGAGGCGCTTCCCGCCGCCGGATCGCTCCGCCGAGTCCGCTCCTCTCCACCCTGCTGCCGCCCTTATTCCTCTCCTAACTGAGTAAAGTTGACATTTTTACTACTCTCCCCCGCTAActcctactactactactactactactacttgtaccatttattcttcagggttgttacagaggagaggagaggagaggagaggagagatgaCGACGGCGACGTCGTCGTCGtacccgccgccgccgccctacTACCGGCTGTACAAGGACTACGAGCGCGACCCGGCGTCGGCGCCCGACCCCCCGCCCCCCATCCAGGGCGCCTTCCCGCTCTTCGGCGCCACCTACACCGTCCGCCTCTCccgcctcctcttcttctcctcctcctcctcctcctcctttttttctctctctccctctttcatCTCATCAAAGATTAAGATCGATTCATCTTCGCAGACTGACGTGGTGCTGCCCACCCTCGAGGATCAGGGCGTCCGCCAGCTCTACCCCAAGGGCCCTAACATCGGTCCGTCTCCTCTCTTCCTTCCTgtttggtgtatatatatatatatatatatatgttagaatATGTTGTTCAAAAAAAtcgaagggaaaaaaaagaaaaagaaaaaaggagttATCACCGATTAACTTGTTATTATGACCAACCCGTGCCAGTTCTACGTCTGAGCCAGTGTTATGATTTGGCATATTATTAGTAGTAGTAGATATACTCTCGGTTCGGTATTCACTTCGCTAATCGGCTAGGGCTCATGACGAGAGAAGTATAGGATGTAGAACATTATTGTGAGTTGCGAATGAGCGCTAGGCCTTGCTCGCCTTTGCGATTCGCTGTAAACTGCTCTTATTTTGGTCCCTGGAATGCTATTTAAGTAGAGCGAGCTTTACCAAGCTTTTTTCAAAGAGCCGAAGTGTCGACATGTGCTTAGGAAGAACGTAATACTTCTTTCTGGAGCTAGACTAATAATCTCTTTATTGCAAGAAAAGTCATTGTGTGAATGGGCCACTTCTTAGTAGTAGCTACAAGTTCTATTGGGACTACTTTGTGTTGTTGTCGGAGTAGTTGCACATAATTTTGAGATAATATTTGAAGTGGAGTCATTACTGTAGCGGCAAAAGCGTGTTGCATGCTTTGAAGTTAGAAACCAGCTTTCCTTGACTGATACAAGAAATCAATCACTTGTAACAGTTATGCAGAGACAATTACAGTAACTCAGAACTGAGTTACTGAAAGCATTTAccaaaaaataacataaaatagaatttaaacAGTGGAAAGTTGTTATTTTTCTATCCATGTAGCATGTAATGGTTACAAAGTGGTTCTAAATATCTTAATCagtatgatctatactattcaaaattataattagctaaatttattGAAAGTTTTATACCTCTAGATAAGAAATCATTGCAAGTCTTGTACTGGAATTATGTTATATTCCTTCATTTTTCGGTACGCTTGGTGCTTAATTAAAATACCCCCAAATCGAATGATGTCCTATATGTACGAACCTTAATGCTGTAGATCGTAATGAACTATGTTGATATCTCTCCCACCCTTCTCGCCCCTCTAAGTGTTCCGCTTTAGTGTCTAACAGGTAGAAATCATGACAAGAAATCAATTAAAACGAACATGTGGGTTCTAAAACACCGAGCGAACAAAATGCTGCCTTTGTTGCTATATGCAGCCATCATTGCGCAGCTTGTTGCGttgttaataatataatataatgccTGTTAATGTTTGGCCTTACATGTCTCCTATCCGCTTCATTTTGATTCCCAATTAGTTGAATTTTGGTTCAGACATAAAAAAGGAGCTAAGATCACTTAATCGGGAGCTCCAACTTCATATCCTGGAGCTAGCAGATATTCTAGTGGAGAGGCCTTCTCAATATGCACGCAAGGTGGAAGACATCTCACTTATTTTCAAGAACATGCACCATCTCCTCAACTCCTTGCGCCCTCATCAGGTGTCAAAATCAGTTGGCTATCTCAGTTGCATTCCTACGAAGTTAGCCTTTTCTCGCATCTGTTTGACATTGTTAGTTATTTGATTGTTTTCCAATTTTAGGCCAGAGCAACGCTCATCCACATACTGGAACGTCAGATACAGCGCCGAAAACAGGCAGTGGAAGACATAAAAAAGTGAGATATCAACCATCTTGACTGTTTCTTTTGTAGTTTGTTCCTGGTATGAACTTATATTCAACaaggaaactaaacataaaaatatgGTTGTaatttggccttttttttttagttgcaTTATCTGAATTGTTACCAAATCTTCTACACTATGAAATCAACCATTTGCTGTTCTTCTGATATTGCTGATGATTTGACACTTAAATTACTAGGCATTGCAGATGACAAACATGGTTTTGACATTTTCGGGTCCCAACTTATAATGATTTGTAAGATTAGGTGGCTGTCGAGTATGatattgttttaaatttttgtcaTCTTAAGGACACTAGGTTGCAAACTCTAGATCATGAGAAGCTTTTTTTGTGTAAATCTTCATTGTCTCACTTCTCTTGCATTTTGTCTCCATGCAATCTGCTTATTCTCTATGGTTTGAATTCAGAAGTGGATATTGAAGGATCACATGCATTAGATCATTTTGTtatgtagtattttttttagtttgaaagCTCTTGATAGTGTTGTCAATTGCTATCAGGCCGATTTGGGTCTGCATACCAGTGTTGATTTGCTGGTCGGATCCCGTAGGAACAGCTGGTTAGGTAGTTGGACTTGAATTTTGACCATTTTATGTTTAAGTTGGATTGGGTAGGACCTAAAAGCACGAAATTCACAAACTATTAAGCCAGGTTAGGTCCAGAAGCTGTTCTTAGCTTTTAAGTCGGAATGATCGATATTATTTGATAAGATTACTAGTTTAGAATCAATGTGAAAGCTTACTATCTAAGTGAAAGCTTACTCTATATTTgtgctaaaataaaataattccaTATCTTTTGATGGCTAAATATCTTCTTTTCTGGAACCAATAAGAGATAAGGATctattactaaaaataataaaggaaAATATCACGGAAAGAAAATATACAAGTGGAAAACAAATAATTAGATATATGGTGCACAGACAGTTTTGTAAAGAATTATAGTGCTACTGCTAAATCTGTCAAATATCACCGGACTCTATTAAAAACTAATCGAGCAGGTCAAAGTCAAACGTGTATTTACTTTGTGACACTTAACCGTCTTATTTGGTTTGAATTCCAGCATGCAGTTTCTGAAATAATCCtataaatacatacatacatacatatatatatatatatatatatagagcagggctgctgtgctctcaggagcacggccgttttcgatgatggaattttcgaattgacgatcggctccgatagacttgatctagcgcattttaagtttttagaaaatattttttgcgattttttgatatcatttacttagtgatcgaaaggattcaaaatcaataatttttaatggttgatatctgccgttttcaagtttaacggtatagaagtattcaaatcagatgaaattttgatagaaaattctttatattatctacaacaagatcaatatttctgatcgaaaattttagtgctatatcaccactttttatagaatttttattttcagccgttaaaaattattgattttgaatcctttcgattgctaggtaaatgatatcgaaaaactgcaaaaattattttctacaaacttcaaatacgctagatcaagtttaacggagccgatcgtcgattcggaaattccatcatcgaaaacggctcctgagagcacagcagtcctactctatatatatatatatatagagagagagagagagagagagagagagagagagagagagttgagcatCCGTGCTTATGACATTTTAGTCGTCGGATTGCCTCACGATCCGTGCAGCACTATCAACGGTATGTCCCGTTAAGTGCCCTTTACTAGTGGTGCACAGATCTTGAGGCGATCCGACGGCTAAAAGCCACAAGCACAGATgcttttgtgcttttaaaagcacatgagctcaactctctctctttctctccatttatatttatatatatcaccTGCGCTTTGTGGATATTTGAACTCTTTTCTATTCAAGCTCCAATTGCTATTGTTGCTCCCACAGTATTGATAGTTTTCTTTATCGTTACTGAACAACTCACTATTCAGGAGAGAGGAAGCCCGAAGACTACTCAAGGAATCACTCCAGATTGTAGATGGTCAACTACGCTAACATTTGTTGCTGGTCACAGATGTAATATAAGTTTAACTTATGCAGCATGCAACTGCTATTGTGTTATTTATGTAGTTTGATAGTTCTATGTTATTTAACTCTAGCTTATTTATTTCGTAACCAAGGTACTCTATAAAGAATGTGTACTTTGCACTATGTTATAACATCATCTTTTCCTGTTTATTGGCATGTGCCACAACCTTTTATTGAACATAGATCTGATCTGCATCTCCTGATGTGATTGTTGGTAAATGTATATTGTTCAGATCCTTTCATATGCAGAGAAAATCATTGCATTGGCAACTTgagtgatgaaattttggacaattacttgttatatatattttctggaTGCCTCTAGAATTATGACCATGGAATTGAGTGTAGATCTTTGTTTTTCACTGCTTATAATCATAAGATTTATGTTTCTAAACATGCTAGATGGATTTGTACTTAGCTTCGAATTTCCAAAGTCTATGGAATTATAGACGATATAGGCTTAGTTTGGAAATGTGTTCTCGAAGCACAACCACTTTAATGATTCAGGCCTAGTTTGGAATGTGTCCTAAAGCCGGTGGTATTTGTTCCCCATGTACTTATCTATGTCTCTTTTCTGTGTATCAAGAACTACTCCAGATGGGAGAGGGGATGGAACCCTTCTTCCTTTCTcacctttactctctctctctctctctctatctctctctctctctctcaagcccTCTCTTCCTCTGCATGATGTTCTAATGATGATTAGAAGCTGctcatacaagtatacaacaGGTAAAGTGCACTATCAGTCCCGGAATCAGAACTTATTCTAATTTAGGATTGTCGGAGGATGCTTTTTTTGAAGGAAGAGAGGAGTCAAATATGACCTGCCACTTTCAGGGTGGAATAACAGAACATTAATGCAAAGCCTCTTAAAGGACATAATCTTGATGCAATGAAAACTTAAGATCACTAGTTCATAAGATATCGTTATTCCCTGAAACTCTTATATGCTTCATTTTATTGTTTTCATTTGTTCTTTTTCTATGTATTACTCTCTAATGGTGCATATTATTATTAAGAAGTTGCTAATAAGGACAGAAGATCTTTATTGGTATGGATCTATGATACATTATACTTTAGGTGGAAATAGTGCGACAACTTTAAAATCCCAAGTTCTTTCAAGCTCTTTGTAAACTCTTATGCTAGCATACGTTTTCGCTGATACTGGGGTTTACTGCTTTTATCTGACATTCTCCAGCTAGTGAACGTTCACTAATTGTGTTTCCAATTGCCAAGACTTTTGTCTGCTTTTGTCTGATATTCGTAGTGGAAAGAAACATATAGAGATTGGTAATTCTTGTCATATCGCAAACATAGTGGCCGGATTATTCCCGAATTATCACTGACATTCTCCAGCTACTTTTATCTGCTTTTTAGCTGAACTTCAACTTTTAAGGATTCTTTTTGTTGCCCGGAAAGCTTAAGCTGCGGGACCAAATATACATGATgggtatcattttttttttgcaaagcaTGCGAGCATTCATCTAGTTGTTTGATCTTTTTGTCCTGTTATGCAGACATGATCTTCTGTCTATTCAGCCGCAAAATTTCAACATTCAGAAAAACATTTGTTTGAGATTGTTTAACTCTCTTTTCTGTCACTATCTGGACTCTATTCGTTAGATGTTGAGTGTGGATATTGTGACTAGATCTATATGTAACTGTCGTACCATGACCTGCGGTATATACTGGCCAAACGAAGATGCATCTTCGTGATTTATACTTGTATACGATGCAAACAGGTCATGGAGAGGGATAATATGTGGCAGGTAGCAAACAAATGTGTAGGTCATGCTGCTTTTTAGTCGGACTTTTGATTTGGTTGGATCTTTTGCTATTTGGCTGTACCTCCTTGAAGGAGGCCCACTAGCTTTTTGCTGAAGTTCTCTCATTAGCTACCCTTTGCAGCTAAAGggtagaagtttcaaatttgaagttcTGTTCTGTTTGGGGCCTCAGAAGCTTATTTCAACTTTCTATCATGCTTAATAGCTATTTTTTTTCTGTCCATTGTTTGTCTTCTGCTTCTCACTAACCATCTTTGGAAAGAATTAGGACCAGGTGGTGCTTTTGCTGACAGCAGTTATGCATGAGCCCATCCATAAGACAGATTCCCTACAAAAGCTGCTTCAGCAAGATGGTGGATGTAAAGTGGGAGGAGGGCAAAAACCAGTGATGTGCCAGGTAGTAACAGAATACACTCTTTTTAAGTAATAGTGGATTATGGAttaatcattatatatatttttagacatAAATTGTTGAGATCCCATGATCATCAGTTTGGGAATCAGCATTAGATTTGATTAAGCCCacaatttaaagttaaaaagtgTGCCAGTTGTGGTGGTTAGACTTTAGAGTAGCCCATGCTTTTTGGGTCTTGCTTTGGCAACTGCTTCTTGTaaaagtggtggtggtggattGTGAAAAAGTTTTTTGAGTTCAAATTGTTTCTACTATGTCCTCTTTGTCCCTGTCCCAACTACTTATTGATCCCTTGCCCACCATCAATTGTAACAAAGCTCTCTCATAATTATGATCATCATCATCTTAtccatggaaaaaaaaaatctctacgCTTTGTGTGAAATTTTCCAATGTTTTAAAATTCGGGCCAATCCGGCCGATCGGATCGGGACCCAATGCCTAAACCGGTTTGGTTATACTCATAAAACCGGACCGACTTAAAATCCGTTTTCACCTGTTTAGACCTGTGGTTCAGCTAGTGAATTGGTGAACCAGTCTAGTTTTTGCAAGAATTGGTTGATTTCCTTtttgtttcatatattttaataattaattaaatatatctattattttttaataatctaAACTTtggatatatttttaattatatatgtaataaaatactattttaaaataatgtagaAGACTATACTAAGTATATAACCctattttctattatatatatagtgtgaagagaaataattaagtatttatGACATCATGTTGACGGCATTCAACCCAGTGGTTGAACCGGTGGTTGAATCAGTGACTCATGACCCGGCAATATTTTCGGATCATAAACAATTTTGGGTTTTAAAACACTGAATTTTTCATGCAAATAGCTTAAGGGCATTTGGGTATTTCTTTTATTAGGGTTTGGCCTCAGGCCCCAAAAACCAAAAGAGGGAAACAAGAAAAATGAAAGGTGAGAAATCATTAAGCTGGTGGGAGTTACAGAAACATAATTATTACCAAATGATTCAAATCAAGAAGTTAAATTGAGAAGAAAAAGTTAAACAGGCACCAATTGATCATTAATACACATTAAacataacaaaaacaaaatgcCCATGGGAAAGAAAAATAGATTGTGGGACAAGTGATCATAAGAAGCAaacacaaattaaacaaatcagTTTTCCAATGCACTAGGTTATGTCATGCTTAttcatatgtttatttttttggcgCAAGGCGGGATTTGATCTTCTCGGCCTCCTTGGTGCCGATCTGGAAGGCCTTGGTGAGCACGTTGTCCGGCACGGGCGGCGTGGCTGTGAAGAGCGTGAGCGCGATGGACTGCGTCCCCGGCAACTGGCTATTGAACGCCGCGATCGCAGATGCTGGCTTGTTGCCATTGTTCTTCTGGAAGTGGACGAGGCCGCGCGGGAACACGAACACGTCCCCCGCGGAGATGGTCTTAGCAACGAACTTGTTGGCGGTGGTGATGAATCCGACGTCGAGCGTGCCTTCGAGGACGAACACGATCTCGGTGGCGCGCGGGTGAGTGTGGGGAGGGTTGAGGCCCCCCGGGGCGATGTCGACGCGCGACATGGACACACCCAGTG from Ananas comosus cultivar F153 linkage group 18, ASM154086v1, whole genome shotgun sequence encodes:
- the LOC109724315 gene encoding mediator of RNA polymerase II transcription subunit 7a-like isoform X3; protein product: MTTATSSSYPPPPPYYRLYKDYERDPASAPDPPPPIQGAFPLFGATYTTDVVLPTLEDQGVRQLYPKGPNIDIKKELRSLNRELQLHILELADILVERPSQYARKVEDISLIFKNMHHLLNSLRPHQARATLIHILERQIQRRKQAVEDIKKTRWCFC
- the LOC109724315 gene encoding mediator of RNA polymerase II transcription subunit 7a-like isoform X1, which gives rise to MTTATSSSYPPPPPYYRLYKDYERDPASAPDPPPPIQGAFPLFGATYTTDVVLPTLEDQGVRQLYPKGPNIDIKKELRSLNRELQLHILELADILVERPSQYARKVEDISLIFKNMHHLLNSLRPHQARATLIHILERQIQRRKQAVEDIKKRREEARRLLKESLQIVDGQLR
- the LOC109724315 gene encoding mediator of RNA polymerase II transcription subunit 7a-like isoform X2 — encoded protein: MTTATSSSYPPPPPYYRLYKDYERDPASAPDPPPPIQGAFPLFGATYTTDVVLPTLEDQGVRQLYPKGPNIDIKKELRSLNRELQLHILELADILVERPSQYARKVEDISLIFKNMHHLLNSLRPHQARATLIHILERQIQRRKQAVEDIKKREEARRLLKESLQIVDGQLR
- the LOC109724315 gene encoding mediator of RNA polymerase II transcription subunit 7a-like isoform X4; its protein translation is MTTATSSSYPPPPPYYRLYKDYERDPASAPDPPPPIQGAFPLFGATYTTDVVLPTLEDQGVRQLYPKGPNIDIKKELRSLNRELQLHILELADILVERPSQYARKVEDISLIFKNMHHLLNSLRPHQARATLIHILERQIQRRKQAVEDIKK
- the LOC109724314 gene encoding germin-like protein 5-1 → MARSSSSLLALFSLLLLFLSPSLAADPDMLQDICVADLTSTVKVNGFVCKADVTADDFFFKGLATPGATNNTYGSLVTAANVEKIPGLNTLGVSMSRVDIAPGGLNPPHTHPRATEIVFVLEGTLDVGFITTANKFVAKTISAGDVFVFPRGLVHFQKNNGNKPASAIAAFNSQLPGTQSIALTLFTATPPVPDNVLTKAFQIGTKEAEKIKSRLAPKK